The following nucleotide sequence is from Bdellovibrionota bacterium.
TTGATATTGGGTCAGATACGAAACTTGGGCGGCGATCGTCCTGGATCCGACCAGTGTGGAAACAATCGTCGCTTGCGCTACCCCGCTTTGATCGGTGGCGAAACTCGGGTCCAAAATGGTGAAGCCGTCTCCAGTCAAGATCACGTTGCTGTCTTCCCAAACTCCGATCTGAATTTCGCCAAAAGCCCACGGATTCCCGTTGAGGTCCGCCACTCTGGCGGTGATGGTCGAGGCAGAAATCCCGTCTGCCGTCACAACCTCCGGGTTTGCGGTCACCGTCGAAGCTTGGGCATCGGGGACAGAAGACTGAGTGTTTTCCTGATTCTCTTCTGTGTTGTTGTTTTCCCCACATGCGGCCAGCAGGATCACCGTCACGATCGGGAGTATCGTTCGTCGCTTCATCGGGCTACCTCCGACAACATCAGCATAGCTTTCCCCTCAGTTAAGACACCATAAAAATGTTAACGAATAATTTAATGTAGTTAACATCTGTTAAAATTCCTCCCTATTACTTTCATTTCGGACAGTTGCCCCGCAGATCTCCAGTGTCAGATCGAAAGTCTTGTGGCATCCGAAGTAAAGTCGGACCGGCCGGCGGATTTCGGCAAGAAGCTCGCGACAGACCTCACCGGCCGAATTGCCAGCGTGCGGGTTTATGCCGAGAAACCTGCTGTTTAGCCCTATTTTACGATGGCTTTGAAATATTCCCGCCGCATGAGAGCGATGTTCTCGATGGAGATGCCTTTGGGGCAGACGGCTTCGCATTCGGCGTGATTGGAACAGTCGCCGAACCCCTCCTGGTCCATTTGA
It contains:
- a CDS encoding invasin domain 3-containing protein gives rise to the protein MKRRTILPIVTVILLAACGENNNTEENQENTQSSVPDAQASTVTANPEVVTADGISASTITARVADLNGNPWAFGEIQIGVWEDSNVILTGDGFTILDPSFATDQSGVAQATIVSTLVGSRTIAAQVSYLTQYQCSQEICPGASALQSLILEQQPVIQFVER